Proteins encoded within one genomic window of Fragaria vesca subsp. vesca linkage group LG1, FraVesHawaii_1.0, whole genome shotgun sequence:
- the LOC101314607 gene encoding U-box domain-containing protein 5-like has translation MGTNAAEEVETVRKPCSFKVHHSMCIELWKLVERISEIFPDIEAARPRCSTGIQALCMLNCAIQKAKQLVQYCNESSKLYLALTGDKIVSRCQKSRNLLEQSLCQIQSWVPVILVAEISKIVDDLKAATFKLDPSEDEAGKVVRELLHQGASASDSIEHSELKALKLAFVRLHITTSKEVLIEKRSIKKLLQKVGDSDPRKKQILTYFLYLFRKYGNSVVSNKTESAPVWQQGSLASENFGRDLGYNQRAEVKPHTGYGEYVAQSNMLLRAEPPEEFLCGISSRLMYDPVVIASGQTYERMWIQKWFDEGNDTCPKTNTKLAHLSLTPNVSMRQLTSRWCTKYGITILNPSMQPEALSSWENSSTSIASLGSSMNDLRLQMDLSAMSFGSLDTSFNSKTEDGSSLVQIDDDSLKYRYTKQCETNLEFLSNISELKWDSQCKAVEDVQNRLKCNPQASYEMSSKNFVTPLIKFVRDAYDQDDVEAQRHGFELLSTFVRKNRNGISYLCEDAYTLLVSSLDSKVKEEGLGIMEILSVHQDCSGNISSSGALTAILKLLDSQISSIQGKALKVLYNLSINRDICSEMVSMECIPKLVPFFQDSALSGNCISILRNLCDSEAARTAIAETDGCIASIVEVLESGSKEHQEHAVDILLSLCSQRIDYCRLVMHEGVIPALVHSSTNGTERAQINAMEVLRLLRDIDYVPEQESAEPEPEPEPEPEPEPEAPIDELPRDNGNHSNGKKASKVSGLFGKKISIFSKPSSLSSKKKK, from the exons ATGGGTACCAATGCTGCTGAAGAAGTAGAGACAGTGAGAAAGCCTTGTTCCTTTAAG GTTCACCATTCGATGTGCATTGAACTTTGGAAGTTGGTGGAGAGAATTTCAGAGATATTTCCTGACATAGAAGCAGCAAGACCTCGTTGCTCAACAGGAATACAGGCTCTATGCATGTTAAATTGTGCAATTCAGAAAGCCAAGCAACTCGTTCAGTATTGCAATGAATCTAGCAAACTCTACCTG GCATTGACAGGGGATAAGATAGTTTCAAGATGTCAAAAATCAAGGAACTTGTTGGAGCAAAGTTTGTGCCAGATTCAGAGTTGGGTTCCAGTGATTTTGGTGGCAGAG ATCTCTAAAATTGTTGATGATCTTAAGGCTGCAACATTTAAACTGGATCCATCTGAAGATGAGGCTGGGAAGGTTGTCCGAGAATTGCTCCACCAAGGTGCTTCTGCATCAGATTCAATAGAACATTCTGAACTCAAGGCTCTTAAGCTTGCATTTGTGAGGCTCCATATTACCACATCAAAGGAAGTCTTAATAGAGAAAAGATCTATTAAGAAGTTGCTACAAAAAGTTGGTGACAGTGACCCTCGAAAAAAGCAGATCTTGACATATTTCTTGTATCTATTCAGGAAGTATGGAAACTCAGTAGTTTCAAACAAAACAGAGAGTGCCCCTGTGTGGCAACAAGGATCACTTGCTTCTGAGAATTTTGGCAGAGACTTGGGATATAATCAGCGTGCTGAAGTTAAACCTCACACAGGTTATGGGGAGTATGTAGCACAAAGTAACATGTTGCTTAGAGCTGAACCTCCTGAGGAGTTTTTATGTGGAATATCTTCCAGATTGATGTACGATCCTGTTGTCATTGCTTCTGGACAAACATATGAAAGGATGTGGATACAAAAGTGGTTTGATGAGGGAAATGATACATGCCCAAAAACTAATACCAAACTGGCCCACCTTTCATTGACTCCAAATGTTTCCATGAGGCAATTAACATCAAGATGGTGTACGAAGTATGGAATCACCATTCTTAACCCAAGTATGCAACCAGAAGCACTTAGCTCATGGGAGAACTCTTCCACTTCCATTGCTAGTTTAGGCAGTTCTATGAATGATCTACGTCTACAAATGGATCTCAGTGCTATGTCATTTGGATCCTTAGATACTAGTTTCAATTCTAAGACAGAAGATGGCTCAAGTCTGGTGCAGATTGATGATGATTCTCTGAAATACCGATATACTAAACAATGTGAGACAAATTTGGAATTTTTATCTAATATTAGTGAGCTCAAATGGGATTCTCAATGCAAGGCTGTTGAAGATGTTCAAAACCGTTTGAAATGCAATCCTCAAGCTTCTTATGAAATGTCCTCCAAGAATTTTGTTACACCTCTCATCAAATTTGTAAGGGATGCATATGATCAGGATGATGTAGAGGCTCAGAGACATGGATTTGAATTATTATCTACCTTTGTGAGAAAAAACAG AAATGGAATATCCTATTTATGTGAAGACGCGTACACTCTGTTAGTATCTTCTCTTGATTCAAAGGTAAAGGAAGAAGGTCTTGGCATAATGGAAATTCTGTCCGTCCACCAGGATTGCAGTGGTAACATCTCATCATCTGGTGCACTTACTGCCATTCTAAAACTTCTCGACTCCCAGATCAGTAGTATACAAGGAAAAGCTCTTAAAGTTTTGTACAATTTGTCAATCAATAGAGATATCTGTTCAGAGATGGTATCTATGGAGTGCATCCCAAAATTGGTTCCTTTCTTTCAAGACAGTGCTCTAAGTGGAAATTGTATCTCCATATTGAGAAATCTGTGCGATTCTGAAGCAGCCAGGACTGCTATTGCTGAAACTGATGGGTGCATTGCTTCTATTGTGGAAGTCCTAGAGTCTGGCAGTAAAGAGCATCAAGAGCATGCTGTTGATATCCTCCTTTCTTTATGCTCTCAACGCATTGACTATTGTCGTTTGGTCATGCATGAGGGAGTTATTCCTGCTCTTGTCCATTCATCTACCAATGGGACAGAGAGAGCACAGATAAACGCAATGGAAGTTCTACGTCTCTTGAGAGATATTGATTATGTCCCTGAGCAAGAATCTGCTGAACCTGAGCCTGAGCCTGAGCCTGAGCCTGAGCCTGAGCCTGAGGCACCTATAGATGAGCTACCTAGAGACAATGGAAATCATTCGAACGGGAAGAAAGCATCCAAGGTATCAGGTTTGTTTGGAAAGAAAATATCAATATTCTCAAAACCGAGTTCTCTTTCATCGAAGAAGAAAAAATGA
- the LOC101297955 gene encoding protein RADIALIS-like 6-like — protein MASNSLSSRSSSSSWTPKQNKQFEKALALYDKDTPDRWQKVARAVGGKSAEEVKRHYEILIEDVKHIESGRIPYPDYRNSD, from the coding sequence ATGGCATCCAACTCACTCTCTTCACGAAGCTCGAGCTCCTCATGGACTCCTAAGCAGAACAAACAGTTCGAAAAGGCACTAGCCTTGTACGACAAGGATACCCCTGACCGCTGGCAGAAGGTGGCCAGAGCCGTGGGAGGGAAGTCCGCGGAGGAGGTGAAGAGGCACTATGAGATTCTCATTGAGGATGTCAAGCACATTGAGTCTGGTAGAATCCCATATCCTGATTACAGGAACAGTGACTAA
- the LOC101298252 gene encoding ATPase family AAA domain-containing protein 3-A-like yields the protein MAASKLSSYVAMAIAAAAVPSLSTRAYADSGGFRFSPFSSSSSSSDPKDPSPSGKSEPEPEEPRGSGMDPEALERAAKALREINSSKSSKQIFDMMRTQEKTRQTELSAEKAHYQAQQSHADIERQKKLAEEQRNIVQQDAQRKAQGMRYEDELARKRMQTEHETQRQHNIELVRMQEESSMRKERARQATEEQIQAQHRQTEKERAELERETIRVKAIAEAEGRAHEAKLTEDQNRRMLIERMNGEKEKWLAAINTAFSHIEGGFRTLLTDRNKLVMTVGGATALAAGVYTTREGSRVIWGYVNRILGQPSLIRESSIAKYPGADIISQAKNKVLNYSTAASGSLKNGLGNIVLHPSLQRRIEQLARATANTKAHQAPFRNMMFYGPPGTGKTMVAREIARKSGLDYAMMTGGDVAPLGAQAVTKIHQIFDWAKKSNKGLLLFIDEADAFLCERNSTHMSESQRSALNALLFRTGDQSRDIVLVLATNRPGDLDSAITDRIDEVIEFPLPGEEERFKLLKLYLNKYLSGEDNTSKWGILNKKQQQKITMQDLSDEVLREAARKTDGFSGREIAKLMAGVQAAVYGRPDCVLDSQLFKEIVDYKVAEHHQRIKLAAEGGDGIFGLA from the exons ATGGCGGCCTCGAAGCTCTCTTCCTACGTAGCAATGGCCATCGCGGCGGCCGCTGTGCCGTCGCTCTCCACACGCGCCTACGCCGACAGCGGCGGCTTTCGCTTTTCTCCGTTCTCCTCTTCTTCTTCTTCGTCGGATCCGAAGGACCCGAGTCCGAGCGGCAAGTCGGAACCCGAACCCGAAGAGCCCAGAGGGTCCGGGATGGACCCAGAGGCTTTGGAAAGAGCTGCTAAAGCTCTCAGAGAAATCAATAGCTCTAAGAGTTCCAAGCAG ATTTTCGACATGATGAGAACACAGGAAAAGACTCGCCAGACCGAGCTGTCTGCCGAGAAGGCCCATTATCAAGCTCAGCAATCTCATGCTGACATT GAAAGGCAGAAGAAATTGGCTGAAGAACAAAGAAATATTGTACAGCAAGACGCACAGCGGAAGGCACAAGGTATGCGCTACGAAGATGAACTGGCCAGGAAAAGAATGCAG ACAGAGCATGAAACCCAGAGGCAGCATAATATTGAGTTAGTTAGGATGCAAGAGGAATCCTCTATGAGGAAAGAGCGAGCAAGACAGGCTACTGAGGAACAGATTCAAGCTCAGCATCGTCAGACTGAAAAAGAGAGAGCTGAACTAGAAAGAGAAACAATACGAGTGAAGGCCATTGCAGAGGCAGAAGGTCGGGCCCATGAAGCAAAATTGACTGAGGACCAAAACAGGAGAATGCTTATAGAGCGGATGAATGGTGAAAAGGAAAAATGGCTTGCTGCAATAAATACAGCTTTCAGTCACATTGAAG GGGGTTTTAGAACTTTACTGACTGATAGGAATAAATTGGTTATGACTGTCGGAGGTGCCACAGCATTGGCTGCAGGTGTTTATACAACTAG AGAAGGTTCTAGGGTTATATGGGGCTATGTCAACAGGATACTTGGGCAGCCATCTCTGATTCGAGAATCATCCATTGCAAAATATCCTGGTGCAGATATTATTTCTCAAGCAAAGAATAAGGTTTTAAATTACAGTACAGCAGCTTCTGGGTCACTGAAGAATGGTCTTGGAAATATTGTTCTCCATCCTTCGTTGCAGAGGAGAATAGAACAACTCGCACGAGCTACAGCAAACACTAAGGCTCATCAGGCACCCTTTCGCAACATGATGTTTTATGGCCCCCCTGGTACCGGTAAAACAATGGTTGCAAGGGAAATAGCTCGAAAGTCG GGTTTGGATTATGCTATGATGACTGGAGGAGATGTTGCACCCTTGGGTGCCCAGGCTGTTACTAAGATTCATCAGATATTTGATTGGGCAAAAAAGTCAAACAAAGGTCTACTACTCTTCATTGATGAGGCAGATGCATTCCTATGCGA GCGTAACAGCACACATATGAGTGAATCTCAGCGTAGTGCTCTAAATGCTTTGCTGTTTCGAACTGGAGACCAGTCGAGAGACATAGTTCTAGTACTTGCTACAAACAGGCCAGGTGATCTTGACAGTGCTATCACTGACCGGATAGATGAAGTGATTGAGTTCCCACTTCCTGGAGAGGAGGAGCGATTTAAATTATTGAAACTCTACTTAAACAAGTATCTTTCTGGTGAAGACAACACCTCTAAATGGGGCATTCTGAACAAGAAGCAACAACAGAAGATAACTATGCAGGATTTGTCCGATGAGGTGCTCCGAGAGGCTGCCAGGAAGACAGATGGGTTCTCTGGCCGTGAGATAGCTAAACTCATGGCTGGTGTTCAGGCAGCTGTGTACGGGCGCCCAGATTGTGTACTGGACTCCCAATTGTTTAAGGAGATTGTAGATTACAAAGTTGCGGAGCATCACCAGAGGATAAAACTAGCAGCTGAAGGTGGTGATGGGATTTTTGGCCTAGCTTGA
- the LOC101298542 gene encoding uncharacterized protein LOC101298542 has protein sequence MGKNTTLMLLLVFWLATTSVWAEQQAAQDADPNSESWTEWVTNKLSQGLGLKQENAENVVDQAGDAASMARERVENFGSKSKSEAHDAANYARDNWDQSIRMPTERAGNAAQETMAQGVEVGKHKVANAYDDAKEKLNRGKDFASDKAYDSKEATANMYGEAKQKMNSASHVASNKASDAQEAASNMYGEVKQKANSASNMASDKASGAKETAESMYGEAKERMNWATDMASDIAYDAKEGAANMYGAAKQKMGSASNLASDKAYDAKETTANMYGEAKDRMNHASNVASDRVNDAKESVKGAIGCGTDKAAGAYGHAKNTMQTATSTAADKANDAMEYGRDRAADAYDGAKEKMNLGSDKANDAKDRVAGGVEYGREKVANSYDEAKQRVGEAYREAKDTVSEHTRHNYEAAKEKASQATGDLGAKMRN, from the exons ATGGGGAAGAACACAACCTTGATGCTGCTGCTGGTGTTCTGGCTCGCTACGACGTCGGTTTGGGCGGAGCAGCAGGCTGCTCAGGATGCCGACCCAAACAGCGAATCATGGACCGAGTGGGTCACTAACAAGCTATCACA GGGGCTCGGTCTCAAGCAGGAGAATGCAGAGAATGTGGTGGACCAAGCTGGGGATGCAGCCTCTATGGCTAGGGAAAGAGTGGAAAATTTTGGATCAA AATCGAAGTCCGAGGCGCATGATGCAGCCAACTATGCCCGTGACAATTGGGATCAGTCAATAAGAATGCCTACTGAGAGAGCTGGCAATGCTGCCCAAGAGACGATGGCACAAGGAGTTGAAGTCGGAAAACATAAAGTAGCCAATGCCTATGATGATGCTAAAGAGAAACTTAATAGAGGGAAAGACTTTGCATCTGATAAAGCTTATGATTCCAAGGAGGCAACGGCAAACATGTATGGGGAGGCTAAGCAGAAAATGAATTCAGCTTCGCATGTTGCATCAAATAAAGCTTCTGATGCACAAGAAGCAGCGTCGAATATGTATGGGGAAGTAAAGCAGAAAGCGAACTCAGCTTCAAACATGGCTTCAGATAAAGCTTCTGGTGCCAAAGAGACGGCAGAAAGTATGTATGGGGAAGCTAAGGAGAGAATGAATTGGGCTACAGATATGGCTTCAGATATAGCTTATGATGCAAAGGAGGGAGCAGCCAATATGTATGGGGCAGCCAAGCAAAAAATGGGTTCAGCTTCAAATTTGGCTTCAGATAAAGCTTATGATGCCAAAGAGACGACTGCTAATATGTATGGGGAAGCCAAGGACAGAATGAATCATGCTTCAAATGTTGCTTCAGATAGGGTCAATGATGCCAAAGAGTCGGTGAAGGGGGCCATTGGTTGTGGTACGGACAAAGCAGCAGGTGCATATGGTCATGCAAAGAATACAATGCAAACGGCTACGAGTACTGCGGCTGACAAAGCCAATGATGCAATGGAATATGGAAGAGATAGAGCTGCAGATGCGTATGATGGAGCAAAAGAGAAAATGAACTTGGGCTCTGATAAGGCCAATGATGCCAAAGACAGGGTAGCAGGAGGAGTCGAGTATGGAAGAGAAAAGGTTGCCAATTCCTATGATGAGGCAAAACAAAGGGTGGGGGAGGCGTACAGAGAAGCGAAGGATACTGTATCCGAGCATACCAGGCATAACTATGAGGCTGCTAAGGAGAAGGCGTCTCAGGCAACAGGTGATCTTGGGGCTAAGATGAGGAATTGA
- the LOC101298828 gene encoding uncharacterized protein LOC101298828, whose product MEIRAGQDKILGMPTTLGFNPQNRESSSSSRLSSPSLHHHHHVNNTLIFNHPQTLDPFYQPQTQHHHHHHQPQQSNPYKPRDPDPVPNPDPNLSPAAVCTTPRATSSTPRGANHSFKAAPSAAQAQVPVPEPVPASKAVRYRECLKNHAATTGGHVLDGCGEFMPSGEEDSPGGLKCAACDCHRNFHRKEIEGETQLVHVPNNYHVLNHPNKNSHSSRRNASSAPVVPSLPAPPPVHHHHQYHHFPATSPNVAGSFPPGSMMTFGGGGGAAESSSEDLNHMNMYDQSNQAGSSRKRFRTKFSQEQKDKMMEVAEKLGWRIQKHDEHEVQQLCSELGVKRQVFKVWMHNNKQAMKKKQL is encoded by the coding sequence ATGGAGATTAGAGCTGGCCAAGATAAGATTTTAGGGATGCCAACCACTTTGGGGTTCAATCCCCAAAATAGAGAGTCCTCTTCTTCTTCCAGGCTCTCGTCTCCATCTCTTCATCATCATCACCATGTTAACAACACACTAATCTTCAACCACCCTCAAACCCTAGACCCTTTTTATCAGCCTCAAACTCAACATCATCATCATCATCATCAGCCTCAGCAGTCGAATCCATACAAACCCAGAGATCCTGACCCAGTTCCAAACCCAGATCCAAACCTGTCACCAGCTGCCGTCTGCACCACCCCAAGAGCAACAAGCAGCACTCCAAGAGGAGCAAACCACAGCTTCAAAGCAGCACCATCGGCGGCACAGGCACAAGTACCAGTACCTGAGCCAGTTCCAGCTTCGAAAGCAGTAAGATATCGAGAATGCTTGAAGAATCACGCAGCGACCACCGGAGGGCATGTACTCGATGGCTGCGGAGAGTTCATGCCAAGCGGAGAAGAAGACAGCCCGGGAGGACTAAAATGTGCAGCTTGTGACTGCCACAGGAATTTTCACAGGAAAGAGATCGAGGGTGAAACTCAATTAGTACATGTCCCCAATAATTACCATGTCCTTAACCACCCGAACAAAAACAGCCATAGCAGCCGTAGAAATGCATCATCAGCACCTGTTGTTCCCTCACTCCCTGCACCACCTCCTGTTCATCATCACCACCAGTACCATCATTTCCCGGCCACTAGTCCTAACGTGGCGGGATCATTTCCTCCTGGGTCGATGATGACTTTTGGAGGTGGCGGAGGTGCAGCCGAGTCATCTAGCGAGGATCTCAACCACATGAACATGTACGATCAGTCCAATCAGGCCGGGAGTTCGAGGAAGCGGTTTCGGACAAAGTTTAGTCAAGAGCAGAAGGACAAGATGATGGAGGTGGCTGAGAAGTTGGGATGGAGGATCCAGAAGCACGACGAGCACGAGGTGCAGCAGTTGTGTTCTGAATTGGGTGTAAAGAGACAGGTTTTCAAGGTGTGGATGCACAATAATAAACAAGCCATGAAGAAGAAGCAACTGTAA
- the LOC101299123 gene encoding DNA-3-methyladenine glycosylase 1-like → MAKRSKPQTQIPENPSTSSKIPFRPQKILKLTTTTTTKLTIQTSPEIPKILNPLTSNSEITLALNHLRSSDPKLASLIDSYTPPSFDSDRPPFQSLARSILYQQLATKAAQSIYTRFVTLCGGESSILPKTLLNLSPQTLRQIGVSGRKASYLHDLAEKFSDGTLSDSGIKEMDDESLLTMLTVVKGIGAWSVHMFMIFSLKRPDVLPVGDLGVRKGVKMLYGLKELPKPLEMEELCEKWKPYRSVGSWYMWRYMEAKGVL, encoded by the coding sequence ATGGCCAAGCGATCCAAACCCCAGACCCAGATTCCCGAAAACCCCTCAACTTCATCCAAAATCCCATTCCGACCCCAAAAAATCCTAAAACTCACCACCACCACCACCACCAAGCTCACCATCCAAACTTCCCCGGAAATCCCCAAAATTCTAAACCCATTAACCTCCAATTCCGAAATTACCCTCGCCCTAAATCACTTACGGAGCTCCGACCCGAAACTTGCGTCCCTGATCGACTCCTACACCCCGCCGTCCTTCGATTCCGACCGCCCGCCCTTCCAATCCCTCGCGCGAAGCATTCTCTACCAGCAGCTCGCCACCAAGGCCGCCCAGTCGATCTACACGCGCTTCGTCACGCTCTGCGGCGGCGAGTCGTCGATTCTCCCCAAAACTCTCCTCAATCTCTCCCCCCAGACTCTCCGGCAAATCGGAGTTTCGGGCCGGAAGGCGTCTTATCTCCATGACTTGGCTGAGAAGTTTAGTGATGGGACTTTGTCGGATTCGGGGATTAAGGAAATGGACGACGAGTCGTTGCTGACGATGCTGACGGTGGTGAAGGGGATTGGGGCGTGGTCGGTGCATATGTTCATGATATTTTCGCTTAAACGACCTGACGTTCTTCCGGTGGGGGATTTGGGTGTGAGGAAAGGAGTCAAGATGTTGTATGGGTTGAAGGAGTTGCCTAAGCCTTTGGAGATGGAAGAGCTTTGTGAGAAGTGGAAACCTTATAGGTCTGTTGGGTCTTGGTACATGTGGAGGTACATGGAAGCCAAGGGGGTCTTGTAG